Part of the Campylobacter suis genome, ATAAAATCGTAGATCAAAGCAAAAATTAATTTGGCTAACAAAAAATCTACGGCACCAGCCAAAAAACGCTCGAGCAAAGGCAAAAAGCCTGCGCTTGGGCGAACTAAAATTTATGTTGCACTTTTACTTTTTGTTCTGTTATGTGCTGGACTTTTTTATCTTGCACTAGATAGCAAAAAACCAAATTTAACCGAACAACCAAAACAGCAAAAATCAGAGCAAATCAAAGCCGTAAATGTCGCAGAAAAGATAAAAAAAGAGCAAAAAAATGTACGAGAGGTTATAAAATTTGACAAAGATGAAAATCTAAGTAAAATTTTCCTTGACCCAAAAAGCATAGACGAAACGCATGCACTCTCGCAAAAACCAAAACCAAAAACACCAAAAGAGCAGCCTATTAAAAAACTGCCTAATGATAAAGTTTTGGATATAAAACCTGAGACTAACGCAACAAAAGCACAAGATATTAATAACACAGAGACAAATCAAAGTAAAACTTACACGCCAACAGAGCTTGATGTCATATTTAGTGACAAGCTAACGACTGATGATTGGCGCAAAATATCCATAAAATCAGAAGAAAATTTAACAAAACCTGCAACACAAGCCGAAAAAAAGCCTGAGCAAAAACCACTAAATCAAGAGTCACATATAAAAGAAAAAGCAGAAAAACAAGAGACAAAAAAACAAATTCAAAAAACTAAAGACCAAACCCAAAACACAAAATTTAGCGAGTATAAAACAAAAAAACAAACTGGATCAAAATACCTAAATACAGGCAAGCCGAAGCTAGCCATAGTTATAGATGATGTCGCGACACATGCGCATGTAAACATGATGTTATCAACTGGACTAAAGATGACGCCATCCATTTTTCCTGTCTCAAAAAACTACCCAGACACCAAAGAGATAGCCAAAAAATTTGGCTACTTTATGATACATCTGCCTATGCAAGCACAAAACTCAAGCAACCAAGAGCCAGAAACTCTTTTGGTAGATGAAAGCTCTCAAAGCATAGAAAAGAAGATAAGAAAAATCCGCGCCGACTTCCCGAAAGCAAAATTTATAAACAACCATACTGGCTCAAAATTTACGAGCAACTTTAACGCCATAAATAAGACATTTGAGATACTACAAAATCAAGGCTTTATCTTCATGGACAGCAAAACCATAGCCTCTAGCAAGGTCGAACTGGTTGCAAAAAATCATAAAGTACCCTACTTTTGTAGAGATGTATTTCTTGATGATACAGACAGTGTTTCTAAGATACAAAAACAACTTGAACTAGCTGTGCATATCGCCAAAACAAATGGTGTTGCTATCGCCATAGGTCATCCGCGAAAAAATACGATAGCCGTATTAAAATCAGCAAATGAACTACTTAAAGATGTAGAACTTATCTATATCAATGAAGCTTATGAACTGCTTAAATAATCAAATTTTTCCGCACGAGCTAAAAAGGCTAAAAAATATCCCAAAAGAGCTTTTTTACAGCGGAAATTTGGAGTTGTTAAGCCTGCCAAAAGTAGCAGTCGTTGGCTCAAGAAAAGCGAGTGTTTATACAAAAGAGTGTGTTAACGAGCTTTGTAAAACGCTTGTAAATTTTGGTATTTGTGTAGTTAGTGGGGGTGCTATAGGTGTTGATATAGCCGCACATAAAGCATCTTTACCTTGTACCATTGGTGTTTTTGCAACTGGTCTTGATACCATATATCCACCATCAAACACAAAAACTATAGAGCAAATTTATGCACAAGGTCTTGCATTAAGTGAATATCCAGCTAAAACAC contains:
- a CDS encoding divergent polysaccharide deacetylase family protein, which gives rise to MANKKSTAPAKKRSSKGKKPALGRTKIYVALLLFVLLCAGLFYLALDSKKPNLTEQPKQQKSEQIKAVNVAEKIKKEQKNVREVIKFDKDENLSKIFLDPKSIDETHALSQKPKPKTPKEQPIKKLPNDKVLDIKPETNATKAQDINNTETNQSKTYTPTELDVIFSDKLTTDDWRKISIKSEENLTKPATQAEKKPEQKPLNQESHIKEKAEKQETKKQIQKTKDQTQNTKFSEYKTKKQTGSKYLNTGKPKLAIVIDDVATHAHVNMMLSTGLKMTPSIFPVSKNYPDTKEIAKKFGYFMIHLPMQAQNSSNQEPETLLVDESSQSIEKKIRKIRADFPKAKFINNHTGSKFTSNFNAINKTFEILQNQGFIFMDSKTIASSKVELVAKNHKVPYFCRDVFLDDTDSVSKIQKQLELAVHIAKTNGVAIAIGHPRKNTIAVLKSANELLKDVELIYINEAYELLK